From the Streptococcus sp. 29887 genome, one window contains:
- a CDS encoding iron-containing alcohol dehydrogenase, translated as MATFYVPAVNLIGRGCVNEIGGYVKDLGYKKALLVTDEFIRTSDILPKVTKPLDEAGVNYVVFSQVDPNPTCKNVYDGLATLQENDCDFIISVGGGSPQDAASCISIMATNGGKPQDYEGLHKSEKLGLPVVAINTTAGTSAEITINYVITDEERKVKMVMVDKNSLAVMSVNDPELMLSKPAALTAATGMDALTHAIEALVTPGAYGVTKKLSMGAIELIKEYLPRAVENGQDIEAREAMVHAIFLGGMSFNNAGLGYVHSMAHQLGAVYDLPHGVCCAMILPIIERENAKRVPAAFRDVAKALGLDIAGKSDEECADYAIAQIEELSAKVGIPKKLTELDIKEEEFDFEYLSKNALIDACAPGNPFMPTLEETIAFYKELF; from the coding sequence ATGGCAACATTTTACGTCCCAGCGGTCAACTTGATTGGTCGCGGTTGTGTCAATGAAATCGGTGGTTACGTTAAGGATTTGGGTTATAAGAAGGCTCTGCTTGTGACGGATGAATTTATCCGCACTAGCGATATTCTTCCTAAGGTAACCAAGCCTCTGGATGAAGCAGGAGTAAACTATGTGGTATTCAGTCAGGTTGATCCAAACCCAACCTGTAAAAATGTTTATGATGGACTAGCTACTCTTCAAGAAAATGACTGTGATTTCATCATCTCAGTTGGTGGCGGATCACCTCAAGATGCGGCAAGCTGTATTTCCATTATGGCAACTAATGGTGGAAAACCGCAAGACTATGAAGGTCTTCATAAGTCTGAAAAACTTGGTTTGCCTGTTGTGGCTATCAACACAACAGCGGGCACCTCTGCTGAAATTACCATTAACTATGTTATTACCGATGAAGAACGTAAGGTAAAAATGGTTATGGTAGACAAAAATAGCTTGGCTGTCATGTCAGTCAATGACCCTGAACTGATGCTCTCTAAACCAGCGGCTCTGACAGCAGCGACAGGTATGGATGCTTTAACTCATGCTATTGAAGCTTTGGTAACACCGGGTGCTTATGGCGTGACGAAGAAACTCTCTATGGGTGCGATTGAGCTTATTAAAGAGTACTTACCTCGTGCAGTTGAGAATGGACAGGATATCGAAGCTCGGGAAGCTATGGTCCATGCTATTTTCTTGGGCGGTATGAGTTTCAACAATGCTGGTCTAGGCTATGTGCATTCTATGGCTCACCAATTGGGGGCTGTCTATGATCTGCCACACGGTGTGTGCTGTGCTATGATTTTACCGATCATCGAACGTGAAAATGCCAAACGTGTGCCTGCAGCCTTCCGTGATGTTGCTAAAGCACTGGGACTTGATATTGCAGGTAAATCTGATGAAGAATGTGCAGACTACGCCATTGCACAAATTGAAGAATTGTCGGCTAAAGTTGGTATTCCTAAGAAATTGACAGAGTTGGACATCAAGGAAGAAGAGTTTGACTTTGAATACCTATCTAAGAATGCCTTGATTGATGCCTGTGCACCAGGTAATCCATTCATGCCAACATTGGAAGAAACCATCGCTTTTTATAAAGAATTGTTTTAA
- the pta gene encoding phosphate acetyltransferase, giving the protein MEIRNLFGEMKQKIVGKKLRIVFPEGTDERVVRAAARLKFEGLVEPIILGVPEAVHTLLTDFGFSNPGITVIDPNNYGNFDAMKHEFVTLRKGKVDEAQADEILRDVNYFGVMLVQMGLAEGMVSGAIHSTADTVRPALQIIKTKPGVKRTSGVFLMVKDQHKFVFGDCAINIEPDAETLAEIAIQSAETAKTFGIDPKVAMISYSTKGSGSGPRVDKVVEATRLAQELRPDLLIDGELQMDAALVPDTARLKAPGSPVAGQANVFVFPAIEAGNITYKVVERLGGYEAVGPVLQGLNKPVNDLSRGCSSEDVYKLGIITAAQAIAAE; this is encoded by the coding sequence ATGGAAATTCGGAATTTATTTGGTGAAATGAAGCAAAAAATCGTAGGTAAAAAACTACGTATCGTTTTCCCAGAAGGTACAGATGAGCGTGTCGTGCGTGCAGCAGCTCGTTTGAAATTTGAAGGCTTGGTGGAGCCAATTATCCTAGGTGTACCTGAAGCTGTCCATACTTTGTTGACAGACTTTGGTTTCTCAAACCCTGGTATCACAGTTATTGACCCTAATAACTACGGAAACTTTGATGCCATGAAACATGAATTTGTTACTCTTCGTAAAGGCAAGGTTGATGAAGCACAAGCTGATGAAATTTTGCGTGATGTCAACTACTTTGGTGTTATGTTGGTGCAAATGGGATTAGCAGAAGGTATGGTGTCAGGTGCTATCCACTCAACAGCAGATACTGTACGTCCTGCCCTTCAAATTATTAAAACTAAGCCAGGTGTTAAGCGTACTTCGGGTGTCTTCTTGATGGTTAAAGACCAGCACAAGTTTGTCTTTGGTGACTGTGCAATCAACATTGAACCAGATGCAGAAACCTTGGCAGAGATTGCAATCCAATCAGCAGAAACTGCTAAAACATTTGGTATCGATCCGAAAGTAGCAATGATTTCATATTCTACAAAAGGTTCAGGTTCAGGTCCACGTGTTGATAAGGTTGTAGAAGCAACTCGCCTGGCTCAAGAACTTCGCCCAGACCTTTTGATTGACGGAGAACTGCAGATGGATGCTGCCTTGGTTCCTGATACAGCTCGTTTGAAAGCGCCTGGAAGTCCAGTAGCAGGTCAAGCCAATGTCTTTGTCTTCCCAGCTATTGAAGCAGGCAACATTACTTACAAAGTAGTTGAGCGTCTTGGTGGTTACGAAGCGGTAGGTCCGGTCTTGCAAGGTTTGAATAAGCCTGTGAACGATCTTTCACGTGGATGCAGTTCAGAAGATGTTTACAAGCTTGGTATCATCACAGCTGCACAAGCAATTGCTGCTGAATAA
- a CDS encoding RluA family pseudouridine synthase codes for MRFEFIADQHTKIKTFLKKHGVSKGLLAKIKYTGGNIWVNDMERNATYLLDIGDRVTIDIPAEEDLTGSLKPISFPLDIIYEDDHFLAINKPVGYASIPSALHSSTIANFVKGYLVDQAYENKQVHIVTRLDRDTSGVMLFAKHGYAHARLDKQLQAKLIHKRYYALVKGEGVLEAEGDIIAPIGRPEDSIITRCVTKTGKYAHTSYRLVQSWGDIHLVDIQLHTGRTHQIRVHFSHIGFPLLGDDMYGGSLECGIQRQALHCHNLAFDNPFSAQRIDLEAGLPDDFQAVIKMLTNK; via the coding sequence ATGCGGTTTGAATTTATAGCTGACCAGCATACCAAGATTAAAACCTTTCTGAAGAAACACGGTGTTTCCAAGGGCTTGTTGGCAAAAATCAAGTATACAGGTGGCAATATTTGGGTCAATGATATGGAACGCAATGCAACTTACTTGCTTGATATTGGAGATAGGGTTACAATTGACATACCAGCTGAGGAGGATTTGACCGGAAGTTTGAAACCGATTTCTTTTCCGCTGGATATTATCTATGAAGATGACCACTTTCTTGCTATCAATAAGCCAGTTGGATATGCTTCGATACCTTCAGCACTCCATTCTTCTACCATTGCCAATTTTGTCAAGGGCTATCTGGTCGATCAGGCTTATGAAAACAAACAGGTTCATATTGTCACACGCCTGGATAGGGATACTTCGGGGGTCATGCTCTTTGCCAAGCATGGCTATGCCCATGCTCGACTGGACAAGCAGTTGCAGGCCAAGCTCATTCACAAACGCTATTATGCTCTGGTTAAGGGAGAGGGTGTTTTGGAAGCTGAGGGGGATATCATTGCTCCAATTGGTCGTCCAGAAGATAGTATTATCACACGCTGTGTGACCAAGACGGGTAAATATGCCCATACTTCCTATCGACTTGTTCAATCTTGGGGAGATATTCATTTGGTTGATATTCAACTCCATACTGGTCGAACCCACCAGATTCGTGTCCATTTTTCACATATTGGTTTTCCTTTATTGGGAGATGATATGTATGGTGGCAGTTTAGAATGTGGTATTCAACGTCAGGCCTTGCATTGTCACAACTTGGCCTTTGACAATCCTTTCTCAGCCCAAAGGATTGACTTGGAAGCAGGTCTTCCAGACGATTTTCAGGCTGTTATCAAAATGTTAACTAATAAATAA
- a CDS encoding LPXTG cell wall anchor domain-containing protein, whose translation MGLKTENTTVRKVQNSNAVLSKLAEKTVYSHVEGTKTLPSTGQTNSSILQMFGLGLASIGLVVKRKKH comes from the coding sequence ATGGGTTTAAAAACTGAAAATACAACAGTAAGAAAAGTCCAAAATAGCAATGCTGTACTTTCAAAATTAGCTGAAAAAACAGTTTATTCACATGTGGAAGGGACAAAGACCCTACCGAGTACTGGTCAAACAAATAGTTCAATACTACAAATGTTTGGACTTGGTTTGGCAAGTATAGGATTGGTAGTAAAAAGAAAAAAACATTAA
- a CDS encoding AbrB/MazE/SpoVT family DNA-binding domain-containing protein, translating to MNVLLRKTGNSTVITIPNAIKEALGAEIGEEIEFVTSGNNVIIRKAEPTFDFDKELEKAMSQYDELLKELVDR from the coding sequence ATGAATGTTTTATTACGCAAAACAGGTAACAGCACTGTTATCACTATCCCAAACGCTATTAAAGAAGCACTTGGTGCAGAAATTGGTGAAGAAATCGAATTCGTCACTTCAGGAAATAATGTCATCATCCGTAAAGCTGAACCAACATTTGACTTTGACAAAGAGTTAGAAAAAGCTATGAGCCAATACGATGAATTATTGAAAGAGTTGGTAGATAGATGA
- a CDS encoding ABC transporter ATP-binding protein, producing MKRFFRYFKPYQKEAILGPVFKLLEASFELLVPLIIAFIVDTIIPNGNQGDLVAMLLLLVGLACVGIFVSLTAQYFSAKAAVGVTKALTNDLYQKVLSLPKSSRDILSSSSLLTRLTSDTLQIQTGINTFLRLFLRAPIVVFGSLMMAFYISPSLSVYFLGMIILLLIIVTGISIITSRMYQSIRKDVDSLVGQVGETVMGWRVIRAFGQKAREIKTFQGINRTYKKHQLQAGFGSSLLSPLTFLVVNTTLLILIWQGNGAVSQNLLEQGMLVALINYLLQILVELVKMIMVVSTLNQTYISAQRIQEVFEQESEDVEADLPVINSRDQELVFSVHDLTFAYPKSAEESLVNINFQLRKGQFMGIIGGTGSGKSTLVDLLQALYAMPTKQLSLYIDGKSPRNLKTWRQQIAIVPQEAQLFAGTVRSNLSLGLDTVADSDLWSALEIAQAKSFVEEKGGLDSSVEAFGKNFSGGQRQRLTIARAILQKAPILILDDATSALDYLTESRLLAAIRQEFPEQTLIMVSQRTNSLRRADQILVLDQGHQVGLGRHEDLLRSSAIYQEIDQSQHKEEDSHETI from the coding sequence ATGAAAAGATTTTTTAGATATTTTAAACCCTATCAGAAGGAAGCGATTCTAGGTCCGGTTTTTAAACTATTAGAAGCTAGTTTTGAGCTCCTAGTCCCTTTAATTATCGCTTTCATTGTTGATACAATCATTCCAAATGGCAATCAGGGGGACCTGGTTGCCATGCTTTTATTATTGGTTGGTCTAGCTTGTGTCGGTATTTTCGTTTCACTCACTGCCCAGTATTTCTCAGCTAAGGCAGCGGTTGGAGTGACAAAAGCTTTGACCAATGACTTGTACCAGAAGGTTCTTTCGCTCCCAAAATCTAGTCGGGATATTCTGTCGTCTTCAAGTCTATTGACCAGACTGACCAGTGATACCTTGCAAATTCAGACAGGAATCAATACATTTTTACGCTTATTTTTACGGGCGCCGATTGTTGTATTTGGTTCGCTGATGATGGCCTTCTACATTAGTCCAAGTTTGTCTGTCTATTTTCTAGGAATGATTATCCTCTTACTTATCATAGTGACAGGAATTTCCATTATTACTAGCCGCATGTATCAATCCATCCGCAAGGATGTAGATAGTTTGGTAGGGCAGGTAGGAGAAACGGTTATGGGTTGGAGGGTTATTCGTGCATTCGGACAAAAAGCGCGTGAAATCAAGACTTTCCAGGGCATCAACCGGACATACAAGAAACACCAGTTGCAGGCTGGTTTTGGGTCTAGCCTCCTATCTCCCCTGACTTTTCTTGTTGTTAATACCACCTTGCTCATTCTCATCTGGCAGGGAAATGGTGCAGTTTCACAAAACTTACTTGAACAAGGGATGTTGGTTGCCCTCATCAACTATCTTTTGCAAATTCTGGTTGAGCTGGTTAAGATGATTATGGTTGTTTCTACCCTTAATCAGACCTATATTTCAGCCCAGCGTATCCAAGAGGTTTTTGAACAAGAATCTGAGGATGTGGAAGCTGATTTGCCTGTGATTAATAGTAGGGACCAGGAATTGGTTTTCTCAGTTCATGATCTTACATTTGCTTACCCAAAATCAGCTGAAGAATCCTTGGTTAACATAAACTTCCAACTGCGCAAGGGGCAGTTTATGGGGATTATCGGCGGTACAGGTTCAGGTAAATCTACCCTAGTAGATTTACTACAGGCTCTCTATGCCATGCCGACCAAGCAACTTTCTCTTTATATTGATGGGAAAAGTCCTCGGAATTTGAAAACTTGGCGGCAACAAATAGCGATAGTTCCTCAAGAGGCACAACTCTTCGCCGGAACTGTTCGTTCCAATCTCTCATTGGGATTAGACACTGTGGCGGATAGCGACTTGTGGTCTGCATTGGAAATTGCACAGGCTAAATCTTTCGTTGAGGAAAAAGGTGGTCTGGATAGTTCTGTAGAAGCCTTTGGGAAGAATTTTTCTGGCGGACAAAGACAACGCTTGACCATTGCGCGTGCTATTTTACAGAAGGCTCCAATATTGATTTTGGACGATGCAACATCCGCTCTGGATTATTTGACGGAAAGCCGCTTATTGGCAGCAATTCGTCAAGAATTTCCGGAACAGACCTTGATTATGGTGTCACAAAGAACCAATAGTTTGCGTAGGGCAGATCAGATTTTAGTTTTGGATCAAGGTCACCAAGTTGGACTTGGTCGCCATGAAGATTTGCTGAGAAGCTCTGCTATTTACCAAGAAATCGACCAATCTCAACATAAGGAGGAGGACAGCCATGAAACAATCTAG
- a CDS encoding PaaI family thioesterase, whose translation MLDKLKLNSITVLDDYSVEMLDNQRVMLTTTVSESSLNPYGMAHGGYLFTLADSVAGLTIVAQGSYAVTLQSNIHYLKAAKPGDDLSVIGACSHDGNRTKVVEVKIENQDGKLIASASFTMFVTGKIEK comes from the coding sequence ATGTTAGATAAACTGAAATTAAACTCTATTACAGTATTGGACGACTATTCGGTCGAGATGCTTGATAATCAACGAGTTATGTTAACAACTACAGTGTCAGAGAGTTCTTTAAATCCATATGGAATGGCACATGGAGGCTATCTCTTTACACTTGCTGATTCGGTTGCAGGATTAACGATTGTGGCCCAAGGTTCATATGCAGTAACTCTGCAATCCAATATCCACTATCTGAAAGCGGCTAAACCTGGTGATGACCTATCTGTCATTGGAGCTTGTAGCCATGATGGTAACAGAACAAAGGTCGTTGAGGTAAAGATAGAAAATCAAGATGGTAAATTAATCGCCTCAGCAAGTTTTACCATGTTTGTGACTGGAAAGATAGAAAAATAA
- a CDS encoding ABC transporter ATP-binding protein gives MKQSSFKQLIRLVLKQPLRMSLLLIGTVAQVLLTVYLPILIGQAVDAVLLADRQILLVLLGEMGLVIVLNTLVQSYLPLETNRLVYGMVADLREQVYIKLHQLPLSYLDRQSVGDLVARFASDSEQLTNGLLMIFNQFFLGLLTIFLTIFTMARLDMTMMLVVVALTPLSLIIARYIAKKSYGYYRKQTQARGQQSQLLEESISQLTLVQSFNAQEQFTEHFQAVNEQYATYSQKAIFASSTVNPSTRFVNALIYALLAGLGAMRIMAGHFTVGSLTTFLNYASQYSKPFNEISSVLSELQSALACADRLFVILDQASIDDQAERKIDSEELKGAISFENVSFAYRDDQSLIEALNIEVKSGQKIAIVGPTGAGKSTMINLLMRFYDVTAGQIVLDGVPISQYSREDLRRQIGMVLQETWIKSGTIHDNIAYGYPNATRELVIEAAKAANADFFIRQLPEGYDTVLTDGGASLSQGQRQLLSIARVFVKIPKILILDEATSSIDTRTELLVQEAFGKLMEGRTSFIIAHRLSTIQSADLILVMVDGKIVEQGNHDDLMAKKGIYYQMQTSQQLEED, from the coding sequence ATGAAACAATCTAGTTTTAAGCAACTGATTCGATTGGTTTTAAAGCAGCCTCTTAGAATGTCCTTGTTGCTGATCGGAACAGTAGCTCAGGTCTTGTTAACTGTCTATCTACCAATATTGATTGGTCAAGCTGTTGATGCGGTGTTACTAGCAGATAGGCAGATTTTGCTTGTCTTACTGGGGGAAATGGGTCTTGTTATCGTGCTCAATACCTTGGTGCAATCCTATCTCCCCCTTGAAACCAATCGTTTGGTCTATGGTATGGTTGCAGATTTGCGTGAGCAGGTCTATATTAAGTTGCATCAGCTGCCCTTATCTTATTTAGACCGTCAGTCTGTTGGTGACTTGGTCGCTCGTTTTGCAAGTGATAGTGAGCAGTTGACCAATGGCTTGCTAATGATTTTTAACCAATTTTTCCTTGGTCTGTTAACCATATTCCTAACCATTTTTACAATGGCTAGGCTAGATATGACCATGATGCTGGTCGTCGTAGCCTTGACCCCGCTTTCGCTGATTATAGCACGCTATATCGCCAAGAAGTCCTATGGTTATTATAGAAAGCAAACTCAGGCGCGAGGTCAACAGTCCCAGTTGCTTGAGGAATCCATCAGCCAGTTGACCTTGGTTCAGTCTTTCAATGCCCAGGAGCAATTTACAGAACATTTTCAAGCAGTTAATGAACAATATGCGACCTATTCTCAAAAAGCGATTTTCGCCTCTTCAACGGTCAATCCAAGTACCCGCTTTGTCAATGCACTCATCTATGCCTTGCTAGCTGGTCTGGGTGCTATGAGGATTATGGCTGGTCATTTTACCGTTGGCTCGCTGACAACTTTTCTCAATTATGCTAGTCAGTACAGTAAGCCCTTTAATGAAATTTCTTCGGTCCTTTCGGAATTGCAGAGCGCTTTAGCTTGTGCAGACAGGCTGTTTGTTATCTTGGATCAAGCTAGTATTGACGATCAGGCAGAGCGGAAAATCGATTCAGAGGAGTTAAAGGGAGCTATTTCCTTTGAAAATGTGTCTTTCGCTTATAGAGATGACCAATCTTTGATAGAAGCTTTAAATATTGAAGTTAAATCCGGCCAGAAAATTGCTATTGTTGGACCAACAGGAGCAGGTAAATCAACCATGATTAACCTACTTATGCGCTTCTATGATGTGACGGCTGGTCAGATTGTTTTGGACGGTGTTCCGATTAGCCAGTATAGCCGAGAGGACCTTCGCAGACAGATTGGCATGGTTTTACAGGAGACTTGGATAAAATCTGGGACCATTCATGACAATATTGCCTATGGCTATCCCAATGCCACAAGGGAATTGGTCATTGAAGCGGCTAAGGCAGCCAATGCAGACTTCTTTATTCGCCAGTTGCCAGAAGGGTACGATACGGTATTGACAGACGGAGGTGCATCCTTATCACAAGGCCAACGTCAGCTCTTGTCCATTGCGCGTGTTTTTGTTAAAATCCCTAAAATATTGATATTGGATGAGGCAACCTCCTCCATCGATACACGGACGGAACTCTTGGTACAAGAAGCCTTTGGCAAGTTGATGGAAGGGCGGACCAGCTTCATCATTGCCCACCGATTGTCAACCATTCAGTCAGCTGACTTGATTTTAGTTATGGTGGATGGAAAAATTGTTGAGCAAGGCAATCATGATGATTTAATGGCTAAAAAAGGTATCTATTACCAAATGCAAACAAGCCAGCAATTGGAGGAGGATTAG
- a CDS encoding XRE family transcriptional regulator, protein MILGDILKEFRTKNKLSMDRFAELSGLTKGYISMLEKNQHPKTKKALLPTMETLEKVAKGMNIAVSDLVQKLDDDQAIALTLTPAQFGQFKQSISQQAQVLDQTLEGEFHDRWIAFGQEQVAAMQTSNSKSATVLHLDDYRERTELAVPGKVSAGTGYWQDTDFDNLVSFYSEDIPENYQYDTIAQVVGDSMAPSIQDGDYLFIRLTPDIPLNSIGIFSVNGENFVKKYKGSYLQSLNPDYEDIYLNQEDDIRPIGRVIAVYSQS, encoded by the coding sequence ATGATTCTAGGTGATATCTTAAAAGAATTTCGAACTAAAAACAAACTATCTATGGATAGGTTTGCAGAACTTTCTGGTTTAACAAAGGGATATATTTCTATGTTAGAAAAAAATCAGCATCCTAAAACAAAAAAAGCTCTCCTTCCCACCATGGAAACACTGGAGAAGGTTGCAAAAGGCATGAACATAGCTGTTTCTGATTTGGTTCAGAAACTTGATGACGACCAAGCTATAGCCCTGACGCTTACCCCTGCCCAATTTGGACAATTTAAACAATCTATTTCTCAGCAAGCGCAAGTTTTAGATCAGACACTAGAGGGTGAATTTCATGACAGGTGGATTGCTTTCGGGCAAGAACAAGTAGCAGCAATGCAAACCTCTAATTCTAAATCAGCAACTGTACTTCATCTAGATGACTACCGTGAACGAACGGAATTGGCTGTTCCTGGCAAGGTTTCAGCTGGTACTGGCTACTGGCAGGATACAGACTTTGACAACCTAGTATCCTTTTATAGCGAAGATATCCCTGAAAATTATCAATATGATACAATCGCTCAGGTTGTCGGAGATTCCATGGCACCTAGTATTCAGGATGGGGACTACCTCTTTATTCGTCTGACACCAGACATTCCTCTGAACTCAATTGGGATTTTCTCAGTTAATGGGGAAAATTTTGTTAAAAAATACAAGGGCTCTTACTTACAATCCCTCAACCCTGACTATGAGGATATTTATTTAAACCAGGAAGATGACATCCGTCCAATCGGTAGAGTAATTGCTGTCTATAGTCAATCCTAA
- a CDS encoding helix-turn-helix transcriptional regulator, which produces MFSGERLRAIRLVNEMTQENLGKLVGVGKVTISKWESETTVPNAKHLRALEETFWVAKGYFELDFELLSVYHKLTSTHQGKVIRYSRRLLEEQEQSVQFVAYQVRTNILLSAGPGESFEDEFETETVYFDKEMDHDVATWIKGNSMEPMFQSGEVALIKETGFDYDGGIYAIVWFGHTYIKRVYREEEGFRLVSINPDHPDKFAFYEDQPKIVGKVVGHFMPLAV; this is translated from the coding sequence ATGTTTTCAGGGGAGCGTTTGCGAGCGATTCGTTTGGTCAATGAGATGACGCAGGAAAATCTAGGGAAGCTGGTTGGTGTTGGGAAGGTGACGATTTCTAAGTGGGAATCGGAGACGACAGTTCCCAATGCCAAGCATCTGCGAGCTTTGGAGGAGACTTTTTGGGTAGCTAAAGGTTATTTTGAGTTGGATTTTGAGCTCTTGTCGGTCTACCATAAACTGACTAGCACTCATCAAGGAAAGGTGATACGTTACTCACGGCGTTTATTGGAGGAACAAGAGCAGTCTGTACAATTTGTGGCCTATCAGGTTCGAACCAATATTTTGCTGTCGGCGGGGCCTGGTGAGAGCTTTGAGGATGAGTTTGAGACAGAAACGGTCTATTTTGATAAAGAGATGGACCATGACGTAGCGACTTGGATTAAGGGGAATTCCATGGAGCCAATGTTCCAATCAGGAGAGGTGGCGCTTATCAAGGAGACTGGTTTTGATTATGACGGCGGTATATATGCCATTGTCTGGTTTGGTCATACCTATATCAAGCGTGTGTATCGGGAGGAGGAAGGTTTTCGTCTCGTGTCCATCAATCCAGACCATCCGGATAAGTTTGCCTTCTATGAAGACCAGCCTAAGATAGTAGGGAAGGTTGTTGGTCATTTTATGCCTTTGGCAGTTTAG
- a CDS encoding type II toxin-antitoxin system death-on-curing family toxin: MKYLSAEDIIKINVMVIGKYSPKEPVGIADPNSLQMIVEQPKQEIFGKILYPDIYSKAAIIWINLIKKHPFKNANKRTAVLALHMFLAMNGYQSNLSLNDGLKKTIDIATFQGDFEELKDYIIQFLKEKNRVYKK, from the coding sequence ATGAAATACCTATCCGCTGAAGACATTATCAAAATCAATGTCATGGTCATTGGCAAATATTCCCCAAAGGAACCAGTTGGGATAGCTGATCCAAATAGCCTTCAGATGATTGTTGAGCAGCCAAAACAAGAAATTTTTGGAAAAATACTCTATCCCGACATTTATAGTAAAGCTGCCATTATCTGGATAAACCTAATTAAGAAACACCCTTTCAAGAATGCTAACAAGCGAACTGCCGTGCTTGCTTTACATATGTTTCTAGCAATGAATGGATATCAATCCAATCTTTCCTTAAACGATGGACTGAAAAAAACGATTGATATTGCTACTTTTCAAGGTGACTTCGAGGAGCTAAAGGATTACATTATCCAGTTCTTGAAAGAAAAAAATCGAGTGTACAAAAAATAA
- the mutY gene encoding A/G-specific adenine glycosylase, with product MLDLKEYGIDMWPEEKAQAFRKALLDWYDANKRDLPWRRTRDPYAIWVSEIMLQQTRVDTVIPYYERFLHHLPTIADLAKAPEEVILKLWEGLGYYSRVRNMQQAAQQMVDDFAGQFPTTHAEISSLKGIGPYTAGAISSIAFNLPEPAVDGNVMRVLSRLFEVDYDIGLPANRKIFQAVMEILIDPDRPGDFNQALMDLGSDIESPVNPRPQDSPVKDFSAAYLNGTMDKYPIKAPKKKPVPVAYQGFIIRNKDNQFLLEKNNEAGLLSGFWSFPLLEKGAVVDKQVSLFEVAEEVVQLDIRQSFTEHYGMAVDWQKQEFDTVQHIFSHRKWQIELVEGVAETTKLLGTKELKWVSVEDFPIYPFAKPQQKMWEAYVKKIEQ from the coding sequence ATGTTAGATTTGAAAGAATATGGAATTGATATGTGGCCTGAAGAAAAGGCTCAAGCTTTTCGTAAGGCACTTTTGGATTGGTATGATGCCAATAAAAGAGATTTACCTTGGAGAAGAACCAGGGATCCGTATGCAATCTGGGTATCCGAAATCATGCTCCAACAGACACGGGTGGATACTGTTATTCCTTACTACGAACGGTTTCTTCATCACTTGCCGACTATTGCTGATTTGGCTAAGGCTCCAGAGGAGGTCATTCTCAAACTATGGGAAGGTTTGGGGTATTATTCCCGTGTTCGCAATATGCAACAGGCAGCTCAACAAATGGTGGACGACTTTGCAGGGCAATTTCCGACCACGCATGCGGAAATTTCTAGTTTGAAAGGCATAGGTCCCTATACTGCTGGAGCCATTTCAAGTATTGCCTTTAACTTGCCAGAGCCAGCAGTGGATGGCAATGTTATGCGTGTTCTCAGTCGTCTATTTGAAGTGGATTACGACATTGGCTTGCCAGCTAATCGCAAGATTTTTCAAGCTGTGATGGAAATTTTGATAGACCCCGACAGACCCGGAGATTTCAACCAGGCTTTGATGGATTTGGGTTCTGATATAGAATCACCAGTCAACCCACGCCCCCAGGACAGTCCAGTCAAAGACTTTAGCGCGGCCTATTTAAACGGCACCATGGACAAGTACCCTATCAAAGCACCAAAGAAAAAGCCAGTTCCAGTTGCATATCAAGGTTTTATTATCCGCAATAAAGACAATCAATTTTTATTGGAAAAAAATAATGAAGCCGGGCTCTTATCGGGGTTTTGGTCCTTTCCGCTTTTGGAAAAAGGGGCAGTCGTTGACAAACAAGTTTCCCTCTTTGAAGTTGCAGAAGAAGTTGTACAACTAGATATTCGGCAGAGCTTTACAGAACATTATGGCATGGCTGTTGATTGGCAGAAGCAAGAATTTGACACCGTTCAGCACATTTTCAGTCACCGCAAATGGCAGATAGAATTGGTCGAAGGAGTTGCAGAAACAACCAAACTTCTAGGAACCAAAGAATTAAAATGGGTTTCCGTAGAAGATTTTCCTATCTATCCCTTTGCCAAACCCCAGCAGAAGATGTGGGAAGCATATGTTAAAAAAATTGAGCAATAA